CTTCGCTGCGGTACTGACTACTACTGGCACGTACGTGGTTCCAATTCCGAAGGCAAGGGTCAGTGGTCTGACGTGTTCAAGTTTACTACCGGCGGCACACCCCTGCTTAAGCCGAACATCATCGGACCGAAGGGCAATGCAACATTTGACAACATGGGAACGATTGACTGTTCATGGGCAAAGACTTCCGGTACTGAGTTCTATCATGTGCGGTTTTCCACGTCGGCCTCCTTTGATGGTGTTTTCGCTCAGGATTCTGCTGTTAGCGGTACTTCGTTTGCGTTGCCCACTCAGGCACTGCCACCAGGAACTACGCGGTTTTACTGGCAGGTGCGCAGCGGCTCAGCCCAGTGTGGCTGGGGTGACTGGAGCAGCAACGCTCTGGTAACGCCAACAATAACCGGTGTTACCGAGCTGGCAGACATGAACGGATTGATGGAGGTATTCCCACTTCCCGCAACCAATACCTCGGTGGTGCGCTTCTCCCCTGCTCTTGGCGATATTTCATCCGTTCAGCTTTACTCAGTGGCCGGTGATATTATTGCTACCACTGCCGTTCACAGCAACACCATTGATCTGCAGGCAATGATGGCAGGAAAGCTCTCACCCGGAACGTACATTCTTGTTGCACACGGGAGCCGGCAAACTGCCTCGGTCATATTTCAGGCAAGCAACTAAGCCAATACGTTAGAATACGTTAGTTTATCAAAAAAAAGCCCATGAACATGGGCTTTTTTTTTGTCGCCAGCTGTCCGTTACACTAATGTGAAGAAATCGTGTCCCGCTTCGTAGTTCACATGCAGCACACCCGCACGAACAAGTTTAACCAGAATCTGGGATGCCCGCCGTCGGGAGATGTTAACCAAACGTGCAAAATCATTAACACTGGCACGCCCGTATCGTTCAAGGTAGGCAAATAACCGCTGTTCACGATCACCTATTGAGAGCGTCATTGGCGGGCTATCGGGACGCATCCCGCGTAAGACCTTTACCATTTCACGTGAGGCTTCAACGCTTTCCTCGCCACGCCTGATAAACGCCTTCCTGTTCTTGCCGTTTACCGGAAGATCATCGGGTACAAACCAGTGTGGGCGCAACGAACTTCGTGGCACAAGCACTACTACGATATCCACGTACTCAATCTCAACGATGTCAATCGTGATGTCCAGTACCGGCGCTATATGGTGTAGGGCAACCTCAATAAGATTGCGCTCTTCCTTCTCGCTTTCTACACCAACAATTCTGCGGTCATCATCAACCCCCACAATAAGGTAGCCGCCTTCGGTATTGGCAAAGGCTATCATCTCTCGCGCAAACTTGTCAACGCTGGTAAACTTTCGCTTAAACTCAACGGTTGAAGACTCGCCCGCAGAAATTAGCTCACGAAGTTTAGTTCGGTTCATGGTGCCGGAGCAAGCCTCCACTGCGACGTTGGAACCCACCATTGTCCGGGATTGAATCCGGGGCGAACATAGCTAAACTGAACATTATGAAGTCTCTTATTGTACACTGCCGGATAAAGAACGTTCCAGAGCATTGTGTAGGGTTGTTCATCGTAAACGATTTTCTGGAACTCAAGCATGTACTGACGTCGTTTTTCCGGATCAAATTCCGTGCGGTTTAATTCCATCAACTCATCAGCCCGTGCGTTACTAAAGCTGCAATAATTCGATCCCTTGTTCTCAATCTGCGAGCTGTGCCACAGCTGATAGGGGTCAGAGGGCATTGGATCGTTTACCCATGAACCAACGACAGCATCAAAGTTGTGTAGCCGAACATTATCAAGCCACACCGTCCAGTCCAGTTTTTTAATCGAGGCCTTAATGCCAACCTTCCTGAACTCATCAATCTGTAAGAGCATGATTTGCTCCCTGGTTTCATTACCAGTGTTAAGTAAGAACGTAAATTCAAAGTTGACCCTCTTGCCATCTACCATTCGGTCAAGCACGCCGTCGCTATTCGAGTCAGTCCATCCAGCCTGTGCCAGCAGCTCCTTTGCTTTTTCGGGCGAGTATGAAATACTAGGGAGATCATGATCATATTCTTTCGATGACGGATAGAGTACGCTGTTCTGCGGTTCGGCCAAGCCCCTTGCCACCTGTTTGATTAACGCATCACGGTCAACCAGATGTCCCAGTGCTGTACGAGTACGTTTATCATTAAACACCGGTCGGCGTGCATTCCACCCGATATACAGATATGCATTTGTTTTGTATGGATGCTTCACCAGATATGGCATCGAGTTTGTGTCCACCTCATCCTGAAATTTTGCCGGAGGAACATATTCCATAAAATCCAGTTCCTGGTTTTTAAGAGCTACAACGGCAGTATTCCTGTCATTAACCACTTTATAAATAATTTTATCAGGGTATGCTGGTTTCTGTGGGTCCTTACCGGTGCGCCACCACCGGTCATTCCTAGCAAGGATGACGCTTTCGCCGGGATTCCTCTCGGCATATACGTATGGTCCTGAGCCGATATTCAGCCGTGGTTCCAACTTGATCTCAGGTTTGTTGTACCACTCTGCAGCAGCCTTCATTGCTGAATTTATCCCGGCACTCTCCAGATTATTTGTCTCGGCAATAGAATAGCGATCTGTAAGGTTGTTTGGATCCTGAATGTGTTTGGGTTGTACCAACAACATTCCAAGCTGCATGTCGGCAAGGAAGTATGGTTTGGCCATCACCACCGTCAGCGACCGTTTATCATGCTTAACAACATCGGCAACATCCATGTAATAGTTGCGATTGGGTGCTGCATCGATAACCAGCGGGTTTTTAATGATTTTTAATGTAAAGATAACGTCATCAACGGTCACCGGGTGTCCGTCGCTAAACGTAATATCGTCCCGCAGCCTGAATGTGTACTGCAGGTGATCATCTGATATTTTCGGCATTTCGGCTGCCAGGACAGGCTGAAGTTCAAGTGTTGTAAAGTTTTGTTCCAGAAGCGGTTCGTAAACCTGTATAGCAATCGCCTGTCCGGAGGCGTCGTTGGTAACAATGGGATTCAGGCCCTCGGGATCGCTGAGCTCGTGAACAACCACCCATTCACCTGCCACAGGAGTAAGGTCAGCAGCATCCTGAACCTGGCTATTACCGCCCCCGCAGGCAGCAAGGATCACGGTACACAGCGGTATAAATACTGCAAGGCGGAACCCGATACAGTTACTCATCATCGCTTTGAAAGTATGTGATCTGACGCTGATCGAAGGGTCCTTTCTCATGTTCACGTCGGCGTATTTCCTGTTCAAGTCTGTCGGCAAATTCTCTGGATGCATTGTAGCCATAGGTTTTTAGTAGATAGTTTAAAGCAATTGTTTCGCTGATAACGGTTACGTTCTTACCCGGGAATATGGGAAGCTTTACAGTAGTAATCGGAACGTCAAGAAGGTTGGAGATGCTCTCGTCCAAACCTGTCCTGTTGTATTCACGCTTGGGGTCGAACACCTCGAGTTCAACGATAATTTCGAGTCGTTTCTGAAAACGAATTGAGCGGATACCGAACATTTGGCGAACATCAATCACACCGAGGCCTCTGATTTCCATAAAGTGTCTGACCAATGACGTTCCGGTACCCATGAGAATACTCTCGCGTTTCTTGGTAAACACTACGATATCATCAGCCACAAGACGGTGGCCTCGTTCTACAAGATCAAGGGCGATCTCACTTTTTCCAATTCCGCTTTTCCCAACAAAGAGGATGCCCACCCCGTACACATCAGCAAAGGAGCCATGGACGGTGATTTGCTCACTAAACTGATCATCAAGGAACTCACCAAGGAGATACGTGGTTTTGTTTGTATCGAATGGCGTAGAAAGAATTGCTACGTTATGCTCAACAGCAATGTCAACCAGATCGGGTGGTACGGTGTGACCATTGGCGCAAACGATGCATGGGACGTTGAAATCACAGATTGTGCGAAACGCAATCCGCCGTTTTTCCTGGTCGAGCGTTTTCAGGAGGTAAAAAAACTCAGTATTACCAAATAGCTGTACCCGTGAAAACGAGAACAACTCAGTGAAGCCTGCTAGAGCCAGTTGCGGACGATGCAAGTTTTTATCGGTAATCAGATTATCCAGACCAACATCCCCCGTTACCGCATGCAGGTTAACGGGGCCAGTGAGTAACTCTCGCACCGTAATTGATTCTTTAACGACGGGTTTTGAAGGAAGAGCGGACGAAGGCATGTGTGGGGCTGAAATTTGAATAAAGTGTTCAGATACCAAGTGCTATTGAATCCCGGCTTGCTGTTTTTGCTTAATCTTCTGAAGCTGGCGGACCACTTTTTCCTTGGCATCGTTCAGGGCTTTCACGTGATCGGGCCCGTGTTCGCGGGCTACAACGGTATGCCCCTGTACTCGTACCGCAAACTCAGCCCACTTAACCCCGGCATCTTCAAGTGCCACAACATCAACGCGGTGGATTGAATCATGAAATCTGGTGAGCTGTTCTGCTGCCTTTACGAACAATTCGTGTTCTTCTTCCGTTAGTCTGCACTTCCGAGTGCTGATATGAACATCCATGATTACTCCTTTCACATAATAATTTGGAAGAAATCTGTTGATCGGGCTGTACTGCTAATCTAATCACAATCCTTTGGATAATTCAGGATTATTCATTCACAATCACCGTAATACCCAATTTCAGCACGATACCGCCTGAATCAATCGTGTATGGCCGAAACAGTCCCTCAGGCGGCTGCGTGATTGTTCGGGCAGTCCATGCAAAGAACCGGTCTGTTACGGGTAGCCACTGATACCCAACTTCAAAGAATACCCCGGGGCGAACGGTTGATTCTCTTGGGGTATCGAATCCAAGGAACACACCACTCCTGATCATTACCGTTGGTGCTGCAACCCATGAGTTGTACCGCACACCGCCGGTGCGCCCACCCGGCAATGATGTTTCGGAGAGGACCTCATCCCAGTAAACAGCTACTGGACTAACACCAAGGCCGCCGCCGATATACCCGGTAAACTGTCGGTGACCAGGCCAGTAATCAGCTGTAAGCATAAGTGGGATACTTGTAACCGTGATCGTTTGTGTATTGCTCTGCGCCGGTCCGATTGGCGTTGCCAGCTCTTCGGGATTGTACATAAAGGTTTCCCGAACGGCTGCTTTACGATACCCGACCGCAATACCAATGCAGACATTATCAAACTGGTAGCTTGAAACCGAGAACCCAGCGCCGATGGGGATCTCAAACCCGGGAGTCTTCCCTCCAAGGTATGACCGGTAATCCGAAAAAAAGTCAGCGGCCTGGGTGCCCAGTGTCCAGTTCACATCTGCACGAATGGAAAGGGGCTTCCCCTCTTTCCCGGCTACTCCGTGGATAGCGACTATAAGGGTAGCACGCCAGTTGCAACTGATCGGAGCAACGTAGAGCGTATCACAAGCGGAATCCTTAGGGTTACAGAATTCGCTTGCCCATCGACGACGCAACAACGCCGGAGGCAAACTCTGCTGTTTTATTCCTGTCATCAAGAATTGGATTTACCTCTGCAACCTCGAGCGACGCATACGCTTCGATTTGGGAAATCATTTCCATCAGCAGGTGGGTTTCGCGGTACGTTAAGCCACCGGGTACCGGTGTGCCAACCCCAGTTGCTACCGAGGGATCAACACCGTCAACGTCGAACGAAATATGCAGATGGTCAACCGATCTCGACATCACCTCAAGGACCCGGGAGGCAACTTCGTACATACCCAACCGGTCAATATCAAACATGGTATAGGCAGCAATTCCCAGTTCGTGGATAAGCTCGCGTTCTCCCTGGTCAATGGAGCGTAAACCGATGATTGCAAGGTTGCGCGGATCAAGCTTAGGGAAGTCACCGCCAATCGTTGTAAGTGACGGATGACCGTACCCCATGGCCACGGCAAGAGGCATACCGTGGATATTCCCTGATGGCGTGGTTTCAGCCGTATTCATGTCGGCATGAGCATCAATCCACAACACACCCAACGTTTTGCCCTGTTCCTTGCAGTGACGTCCGATTCCAGCCAGCGATCCAATGCTCATACTGTGATCGCCGCCCAGAATCAGCGGGAACTCGCCATCGTCAAGCGTTGATTTTACGCGGTCGCAGAGCACATGACTCATTTCGGCAACCTCAGGCAGATATTTCAGTTTCGAGTTTGCCTCTTCCTGAACCTCAATGGTACGAATTGGAATATCGCCTTCATCAACCACATTGTAGCCGAGCGCCCGCAGCCGCTCGTCAACATTGGCAATTCGCATTGCCGACGGCCCCATATCCACTCCACGCCGATCGGCACCAAGGTCAATCGGGAAACCAAGAAGACGTACACTGGTAGATCGGTCACGCATTCGGCACCTTTAGATACTTTATAATCTTCGTGAGCATATCTTTTAACTCGGTTCGTGCTACCACCATATCCAGAAAGCCGTGGTCCAGCAGAAATTCAGAGCGCTGGAAACCTTCGGGTAATTTTTTTCGTATGGTTTGTTCGATAACGCGCGGCCCTGCAAAGCCAATCAGGGCTTTGGGTTCGCCAATGATGATATCGCCCAGCATTGCATACGATGCGCTTACCCCGCCCGTGGTAGGGTCAGTAAGGATCGAGATATAGGGAATACCGGCCTCGGAGAGTTCACTGAGGATGGCGCTGGTCTTGGCCATTTGCATCAGCGACAGAGCAGCCTCCTGCATCCTGGCACCTCCTGAGGCGCTGATAAACACAAACGGCATAGCCCCTTCCAGAGATCGTCGGGCTGCACGTGTGAATTTCTCTCCAACCACACTGCCCATCGATCCGCCAATAAAGCCAAAGTTCATGCACCCGAACGAAACAGGATTCCCGCCGATGGTTCCTGTTCCGGTGGTAACAGCATCGGGCAATTTTGTTTTGTTGTATGCCTCGCGCAACCGGTCTGCATACGGACGAGTATCAGAGAACTTCAACGGATCCGCGGAGCGAACTGTGCTATCAGCCTCTTGCCACGTTCCGTCATCAATCAGAATGCTGATATAGTTTGACGCTGCAATCCGGAAGTGATGGCTACACGATCTGCATGTGTATGCATGCTGCTCAAGTTCTTTCCTGTACAGGACCGTTGAGCATGACGGACACTTCGTCCACAGTCCATCGGGCATATCCCGTACTGACCGTGTTTCCTCGATATTCTGTGATTTCCGGTGGAACCATGCCATGAAGTTTTCGCCAGTGGTGATTATTTGCTGATGTTAAGAATTTCGTACTGGAGAATCCCGGCCGGGACCCTGGTCTCTACCAAATCACCAACTACCTTGCCCATCAACGCTTTGCCCAGGGGGCTGGTGACTGATAGTTTGTTCTGTTCAAAATCGGCCTCTTCCGGACTCACCAGCTGATAGTCAACTTCCTTGTTTGTTTTCTTATTCAGAAGTTTAACGTTTGACAGGATATACACCTTATCGTCCGGGAAGTCGGACTTGTCAATCACCTGTGCTCGTGCAAGTGTACTTTCCAGTTTCGAAATCCGGATCTCGAGAAGCTCCTGAGCATGTTTCGCTGCATCGTAATCTGCATTCTCGGACAAATCGCCGTGCGACCGTGCGTCGGCAATCTTTTGGGCAATATCCTTCCGTCCACGACCTTTTAAGTCGTGCAGTTCCAGCTGAATAGCTTCCAGATGCTCCCGTGTTACATAAATGGCATTACCGCCCATGGGTTACTCCTTTGGTAATAATACCGAAAAAAAAAACAAAGCGTCTGCCGGCTTTGTTTGTACAACGGCAATTTACAGATGCTTGAGCAGATGCCCAAGTTTATCACGTTTTGTTCGAAGGTACTCCATGTTATGTTCGTTGGGTGAAATTTCCAGCGGCATAACATCAACGACTTCCAGGCCATAGGAATTCAATCCAACACGTTTCTGCGGATTGTTTGTCATGAGGACCATATTACGAATACCCAAATCGTACAGTATCTGAGCTCCAATCCCATAATCCCGAGGATCTGGAGGGAATCCCAGGTGAACATTGGCATCAACAGTGTCGTAGCCCTGTTCCTGCAGTGCATACGCTTTGATTTTATTTGCCAGACCAATGCCCCGGCCCTCCTGGCGCATATAGAGTACAACACCTGATCCCCGGGCTTCAATCATTCGCAGTGCCGTATGAAGCTGCGAGCCACAGTCACAGCGGTATGATCCCAGAATATCGCCCGTTAAACATTCACTGTGTACCCGAACCAAGATAGGGTCGCCGGTTGCCACGTCGCCCTTTATGATGGCCACGTGTTCCCGTCCGTCAACGATACTCCGGTAAACACGAAGAACAAAGGTACCGTATTCACTTGGCAGCTGCGCCTGAGCAACAAATTCCACCAGTTTTTCATTCTGCCTTCTGTAAGCAATAAGGTCCTGCACGCTAATCATGCACAGGCTATGGTAACGGGCGTACTCTACCAGGTCCGGCATG
This is a stretch of genomic DNA from Ignavibacteria bacterium. It encodes these proteins:
- a CDS encoding ATP-binding protein; its protein translation is MNRTKLRELISAGESSTVEFKRKFTSVDKFAREMIAFANTEGGYLIVGVDDDRRIVGVESEKEERNLIEVALHHIAPVLDITIDIVEIEYVDIVVVLVPRSSLRPHWFVPDDLPVNGKNRKAFIRRGEESVEASREMVKVLRGMRPDSPPMTLSIGDREQRLFAYLERYGRASVNDFARLVNISRRRASQILVKLVRAGVLHVNYEAGHDFFTLV
- the hprK gene encoding HPr(Ser) kinase/phosphatase, which codes for MPSSALPSKPVVKESITVRELLTGPVNLHAVTGDVGLDNLITDKNLHRPQLALAGFTELFSFSRVQLFGNTEFFYLLKTLDQEKRRIAFRTICDFNVPCIVCANGHTVPPDLVDIAVEHNVAILSTPFDTNKTTYLLGEFLDDQFSEQITVHGSFADVYGVGILFVGKSGIGKSEIALDLVERGHRLVADDIVVFTKKRESILMGTGTSLVRHFMEIRGLGVIDVRQMFGIRSIRFQKRLEIIVELEVFDPKREYNRTGLDESISNLLDVPITTVKLPIFPGKNVTVISETIALNYLLKTYGYNASREFADRLEQEIRRREHEKGPFDQRQITYFQSDDE
- a CDS encoding HPF/RaiA family ribosome-associated protein encodes the protein MDVHISTRKCRLTEEEHELFVKAAEQLTRFHDSIHRVDVVALEDAGVKWAEFAVRVQGHTVVAREHGPDHVKALNDAKEKVVRQLQKIKQKQQAGIQ
- the rocF gene encoding arginase → MRDRSTSVRLLGFPIDLGADRRGVDMGPSAMRIANVDERLRALGYNVVDEGDIPIRTIEVQEEANSKLKYLPEVAEMSHVLCDRVKSTLDDGEFPLILGGDHSMSIGSLAGIGRHCKEQGKTLGVLWIDAHADMNTAETTPSGNIHGMPLAVAMGYGHPSLTTIGGDFPKLDPRNLAIIGLRSIDQGERELIHELGIAAYTMFDIDRLGMYEVASRVLEVMSRSVDHLHISFDVDGVDPSVATGVGTPVPGGLTYRETHLLMEMISQIEAYASLEVAEVNPILDDRNKTAEFASGVVASSMGKRIL
- a CDS encoding acetyl-CoA carboxylase carboxyltransferase subunit beta — translated: MAWFHRKSQNIEETRSVRDMPDGLWTKCPSCSTVLYRKELEQHAYTCRSCSHHFRIAASNYISILIDDGTWQEADSTVRSADPLKFSDTRPYADRLREAYNKTKLPDAVTTGTGTIGGNPVSFGCMNFGFIGGSMGSVVGEKFTRAARRSLEGAMPFVFISASGGARMQEAALSLMQMAKTSAILSELSEAGIPYISILTDPTTGGVSASYAMLGDIIIGEPKALIGFAGPRVIEQTIRKKLPEGFQRSEFLLDHGFLDMVVARTELKDMLTKIIKYLKVPNA
- the greA gene encoding transcription elongation factor GreA, which encodes MGGNAIYVTREHLEAIQLELHDLKGRGRKDIAQKIADARSHGDLSENADYDAAKHAQELLEIRISKLESTLARAQVIDKSDFPDDKVYILSNVKLLNKKTNKEVDYQLVSPEEADFEQNKLSVTSPLGKALMGKVVGDLVETRVPAGILQYEILNISK
- a CDS encoding bifunctional 3,4-dihydroxy-2-butanone-4-phosphate synthase/GTP cyclohydrolase II translates to MLNTVSEAIAEIKAGRCIVVVDDEDRENEGDLVCSAELCTIDNINMMAAEARGLICVPISEQRAVELELPLMVPQNNTALHGTQFTISVDYVHGTSTGISAADRCATVQAMASPLTKPADLARPGHIFPLVAKQGGVLRRAGHTEAAVDLMAMAGLQPVGVLCEIIKSDGTMARMPDLVEYARYHSLCMISVQDLIAYRRQNEKLVEFVAQAQLPSEYGTFVLRVYRSIVDGREHVAIIKGDVATGDPILVRVHSECLTGDILGSYRCDCGSQLHTALRMIEARGSGVVLYMRQEGRGIGLANKIKAYALQEQGYDTVDANVHLGFPPDPRDYGIGAQILYDLGIRNMVLMTNNPQKRVGLNSYGLEVVDVMPLEISPNEHNMEYLRTKRDKLGHLLKHL